From one Phycodurus eques isolate BA_2022a chromosome 6, UOR_Pequ_1.1, whole genome shotgun sequence genomic stretch:
- the taf5l gene encoding TAF5-like RNA polymerase II p300/CBP-associated factor-associated factor 65 kDa subunit 5L isoform X1 has translation MKRVRTEQIQYAVAQYLKRRQYVDSADGSLKAAKLFQTAEEMAASLTVQSESGCTNVVSAAPCQSDPQQYESQYARLRCFLSEADISWAKEVSAVLYPLFVYLHLDMVRCGLKSAVDSFYTRFHAAFLHDGDQRATVEQLRHVLGAQDVAAIPRLSAFLEHKYVVRLSEGAHGYLLRYLQSDDNSAICRVLDAHLQLEVSASRRTDYQLYGMTGVTAPSTGAPNSSEGGEAAAAEQLPAAVPQSEAALEALRDCIKKVREGPPSLTTVCFYAFRHTEQLLNAAEVSPDSRLLAAGFDSSAVKLWSLRARKLKAKPHVSDVSRVRLACDVLEEEMDEEDASGSEIKMLHGHSGPVFRTAFLTDSSGLLSCSEDTSVRYWDLGSFTNTVLYQGHAYPVWDVDVSPCSLYFASGSHDRTARLWTFSRTYPLRVYAGHLADVDCVKFHPNSNYLATGSSDKTVRLWSTQQGASVRLFTGHRGPVLALAFSPNGKYLASGGEDQRVKLWDLASGALFKDLRGHTDSVTGLSFSPDSSLVASSSTDNSVRVWDVRSAHGAAPPDGSSAELVGSYTGNTSNVLNVQFMACNLLLVTGTAQDKTEV, from the exons ATGAAGCGGGTCCGCACGGAGCAAATCCAGTACGCCGTGGCTCAGTATCTCAAGCGCAGGCAGTATGTGGACTCTGCCGACGGCTCCCTGAAAGCCGCCAAACTCTTCCAGACAGCCGAGGAGATGGCTGCCAGCCTCACCG TTCAGAGTGAGTCGGGGTGTACCAATGTGGTGTCGGCCGCGCCGTGCCAGTCAGACCCGCAGCAATACGAGTCCCAGTATGCGAGGCTGCGCTGCTTTCTTTCAG AAGCAGACATCTCGTGGGCAAAGGAAGTGAGCGCGGTCCTCTATCCCCTCTTCGTCTACCTCCACCTGGACATGGTGCGCTGTGGCCTCAAGTCGGCGGTGGACAGCTTCTACACACGTTTCCACGCCGCCTTCCTGCACGACGGGGACCAGCGCGCCACCGTGGAGCAGCTGCGCCACGTCCTCGGCGCTCAGGACGTGGCGGCCATCCCGCGGCTGAGCGCCTTTCTGGAGCACAAGTACGTGGTGCGCCTCAGCGAGGGCGCCCACGGCTACCTGCTGCGCTACCTGCAGAGCGACGACAACAGCGCCATCTGCAGGGTCCTCGACGCGCACCTGCAGCTTGAG GTGAGTGCCTCCAGGCGCACCGACTACCAGCTTTATGGGATGACGGGCGTGACCGCCCCTTCCACCGGCGCCCCCAACTCCAGCGAAGGTGGCGAGGCAGCGGCGGCAGAGCAGCTCCCTGCGGCCGTCCCGCAGAGCGAGGCGGCCCTGGAGGCACTGCGCGACTGCATCAAGAAGGTCCGCGAGGGTCCGCCGTCGCTCACCACCGTGTGCTTCTACGCCTTCCGGCACACTGAGCAGCTGCTCAATGCGGCTGAGGTGTCGCCCGACAGCCGCCTGCTAGCTGCCGGCTTCGACAGTTCCGCCGTCAAGTTGTGGAGCCTCCGCGCGCGCAAACTCAAGGCTAAGCCGCACGTGAGCGACGTGTCACGTGTACGCTTGGCATGTGACGTCCTGGAGGAGGAA ATGGATGAGGAGGATGCGTCGGGCAGCGAGATCAAGATGCTGCATGGCCACAGCGGACCCGTGTTCCGGACCGCCTTCCTGACAGACAGCTCAGGCCTGCTGTCATGCTCTGAGGACACCAGCGTGCGCTACTGGGACCTGGGGAGCTTCACCAACACGGTGCTCTACCAGGGCCACGCCTACCCGGTGTGGGACGTGGACGTGAGTCCGTGCAGCCTCTATTTCGCCAGCGGCTCCCACGACCGCACTGCCCGCCTCTGGACCTTCTCGCGCACCTACCCGCTGCGCGTCTACGCGGGGCACCTGGCCGATGTGGACTGCGTCAAGTTCCACCCCAACTCCAACTACCTGGCCACCGGCTCCAGCGACAAGACGGTGCGGCTGTGGAGCACGCAACAGGGGGCATCGGTGCGCCTCTTCACCGGCCACCGCGGGCCCGTGCTGGCGCTAGCCTTCTCGCCCAACGGCAAATACCTGGCGTCGGGCGGCGAGGACCAGCGCGTCAAGCTGTGGGACCTAGCCTCGGGGGCGCTCTTCAAGGACCTGCGGGGCCACACGGACAGCGTCACCGGTCTGTCCTTCAGCCCCGACAGCAGCCTAGTGGCGTCCTCATCCACCGACAACTCTGTGCGGGTGTGGGACGTGCGCAGCGCCCATGGAGCTGCGCCGCCTGACGGCTCTTCCGCTGAGCTGGTGGGCTCGTACACGGGAAACACCAGCAATGTGCTCAACGTGCAGTTCATGGCCTGCAACCTGTTGCTGGTGACAGGCACCGCACAGGATAAAACAGAAGTATAG
- the taf5l gene encoding TAF5-like RNA polymerase II p300/CBP-associated factor-associated factor 65 kDa subunit 5L isoform X2, translating to MVRCGLKSAVDSFYTRFHAAFLHDGDQRATVEQLRHVLGAQDVAAIPRLSAFLEHKYVVRLSEGAHGYLLRYLQSDDNSAICRVLDAHLQLEVSASRRTDYQLYGMTGVTAPSTGAPNSSEGGEAAAAEQLPAAVPQSEAALEALRDCIKKVREGPPSLTTVCFYAFRHTEQLLNAAEVSPDSRLLAAGFDSSAVKLWSLRARKLKAKPHVSDVSRVRLACDVLEEEMDEEDASGSEIKMLHGHSGPVFRTAFLTDSSGLLSCSEDTSVRYWDLGSFTNTVLYQGHAYPVWDVDVSPCSLYFASGSHDRTARLWTFSRTYPLRVYAGHLADVDCVKFHPNSNYLATGSSDKTVRLWSTQQGASVRLFTGHRGPVLALAFSPNGKYLASGGEDQRVKLWDLASGALFKDLRGHTDSVTGLSFSPDSSLVASSSTDNSVRVWDVRSAHGAAPPDGSSAELVGSYTGNTSNVLNVQFMACNLLLVTGTAQDKTEV from the exons ATGGTGCGCTGTGGCCTCAAGTCGGCGGTGGACAGCTTCTACACACGTTTCCACGCCGCCTTCCTGCACGACGGGGACCAGCGCGCCACCGTGGAGCAGCTGCGCCACGTCCTCGGCGCTCAGGACGTGGCGGCCATCCCGCGGCTGAGCGCCTTTCTGGAGCACAAGTACGTGGTGCGCCTCAGCGAGGGCGCCCACGGCTACCTGCTGCGCTACCTGCAGAGCGACGACAACAGCGCCATCTGCAGGGTCCTCGACGCGCACCTGCAGCTTGAG GTGAGTGCCTCCAGGCGCACCGACTACCAGCTTTATGGGATGACGGGCGTGACCGCCCCTTCCACCGGCGCCCCCAACTCCAGCGAAGGTGGCGAGGCAGCGGCGGCAGAGCAGCTCCCTGCGGCCGTCCCGCAGAGCGAGGCGGCCCTGGAGGCACTGCGCGACTGCATCAAGAAGGTCCGCGAGGGTCCGCCGTCGCTCACCACCGTGTGCTTCTACGCCTTCCGGCACACTGAGCAGCTGCTCAATGCGGCTGAGGTGTCGCCCGACAGCCGCCTGCTAGCTGCCGGCTTCGACAGTTCCGCCGTCAAGTTGTGGAGCCTCCGCGCGCGCAAACTCAAGGCTAAGCCGCACGTGAGCGACGTGTCACGTGTACGCTTGGCATGTGACGTCCTGGAGGAGGAA ATGGATGAGGAGGATGCGTCGGGCAGCGAGATCAAGATGCTGCATGGCCACAGCGGACCCGTGTTCCGGACCGCCTTCCTGACAGACAGCTCAGGCCTGCTGTCATGCTCTGAGGACACCAGCGTGCGCTACTGGGACCTGGGGAGCTTCACCAACACGGTGCTCTACCAGGGCCACGCCTACCCGGTGTGGGACGTGGACGTGAGTCCGTGCAGCCTCTATTTCGCCAGCGGCTCCCACGACCGCACTGCCCGCCTCTGGACCTTCTCGCGCACCTACCCGCTGCGCGTCTACGCGGGGCACCTGGCCGATGTGGACTGCGTCAAGTTCCACCCCAACTCCAACTACCTGGCCACCGGCTCCAGCGACAAGACGGTGCGGCTGTGGAGCACGCAACAGGGGGCATCGGTGCGCCTCTTCACCGGCCACCGCGGGCCCGTGCTGGCGCTAGCCTTCTCGCCCAACGGCAAATACCTGGCGTCGGGCGGCGAGGACCAGCGCGTCAAGCTGTGGGACCTAGCCTCGGGGGCGCTCTTCAAGGACCTGCGGGGCCACACGGACAGCGTCACCGGTCTGTCCTTCAGCCCCGACAGCAGCCTAGTGGCGTCCTCATCCACCGACAACTCTGTGCGGGTGTGGGACGTGCGCAGCGCCCATGGAGCTGCGCCGCCTGACGGCTCTTCCGCTGAGCTGGTGGGCTCGTACACGGGAAACACCAGCAATGTGCTCAACGTGCAGTTCATGGCCTGCAACCTGTTGCTGGTGACAGGCACCGCACAGGATAAAACAGAAGTATAG